Part of the Ictalurus furcatus strain D&B chromosome 10, Billie_1.0, whole genome shotgun sequence genome, gtgatcctgaccctttctgcactcCTGACCTGCCTAATCCGTTCAGGTgacctacctctggatggagctctcatcgactggaggctacagcctggagcttgcttaggatggtaccgcttgaagtaccatgaaatacttttggacctcaattccacatggacattctcactgtggttgctgggactacggttgctgctatggccttgagactgcaattaccacatgcagttttgcactcaggtcttctttggtgaacagtggactagttcaacaaagacttcatgtaaaaccataacgaactttcttttcctttcacactatccgttgttacccagatgagaatgggttcccttctgagtctggttcctctcaaggtttcttcctcatatcatcttagggagtttccCCGCCACTGTCATCatcggcttgctcattaggaattaatccacacacttaaaatctgtattgttggaaataaaatagacataaaataaacacgagggagacctagtatgagtagtatgtaattttattgagaaAAAGGGTGGTAAAACGGGGTACGTCCTGGGGACGTGTGATAGCCAGCTGATGTGTACGGAGAGGAATATTCAGGACTGGCAGGTgtaaaagagggagagaggtcaGAGCCCGGGTCAGAGAAGGCCGTGTCATCATCAGTCTGATAGTTGGGGGAATGGACTGCAGGTAGAgagagggtctgtctgtgtagaggcatccacacacacatttgctggGCAGATTCTATATCTGAGGGGTGGGGGGAACCCTGCATTCCCAGAGGGGGTGCGAAGAACTTCGATCAGCGTAGTGATGTCGGCGGTGAGATGCCCAAGCTGATGGCAAGTGTTCGGATCCAAGTCCAGCCCCTCCATTAAAGCAGTTAAGGAAAACTCATGTTCACCTAGGACACATAGGAGAGAATGAACTGTATTAGTTATGTGACACTGACAATTTAGATTTACACTTTGGATttaacatttagatttatttttattatttacactgaaACCTAGAACTGCTATTTGATGTAATGGAGAAAAATGGGGGAGTACAggcaaagaaacacacagaggcAGAAGTccaacaaagacacacacacacacacagagaggccTGGTGtatatgcagaaaacagaaataaactattatagggtaatgtacatACAAGCActataaaaagaaatacagaacaaacataaaacaaacataaaacttactcataatgtagagatggtgtgtttgggaGTGTGGAGAGTCCTTTCTCAACGAAGGTCCAGTCAGGAGTGACACAGACGAAAGTCAGGTTATTTTTTAAGAGTGAAACTAGACAAAATATAAGGGTATTGATATAAGAGCTGCAGCTGCGAGACAAGGGACTCTGGGAACGGCGAGGGCCTTGAGATGTTGATTAACATACGTAATGGTGTTCTGGGAGGAGAGCTTCaggagagcttcagctctggttttttttagatcagccttgggacgtctcaactgtgtggatctcatgGAACAAATAAACTTGGActcttgcttcttctcactcactggCTCTCGGTGTCTTACTTTCTACAGTCATCTGGTTAATATATGTGaatatctgtttctatgttaaatattaattgtctttgggtaataggcgaAAATTTACCCAACAGTATCCTGTgtttacatatttctgtaaagctgctttgagacaatgtccattgtaaacagtactatacaaataaaattgaattgaattgaattgaattgaattaacagAAAGCTTGGCTAaacaaatcattattttaaaccTAGACTTAAAGATTGAGACTTAAAGATTGTTTGAGTCCCGAACATTAATTTTTTCTTATAAGAGAAATCTCTGTCCACTGCTGTAGTATTCATTATTATACTATTAACAAGCCTGCAACTTTTGAATGAAGCAGGTGTGGTCAGATCATAATAGACCTAAAGGTGACTCAGGTAACGTGAGGCGAGACAATTCGGTGATTTACAGatcatttgtaatattttataatgaaagcaAAATTTGCTGGGAATCAATACAGTGATAGGGGTGATATGACCAAATTTTCTGGCTCTAGTAAGTACTCTTGAACTActtttttctgcatcatgtattGACAAGGCCTTCGCTAGTGGGGGGAAAAGTGATGACAATTATAGGGGCCCCCACTAAATCCAGTAGTTATGCTATATAGGCCTGTACTCtatgaacaaataaaatgtacattacaGCTTCAGCTTTTATGCTCCCCTCCCTACAAATGGTTTAGTCTAATGGTTATTAATTATTTCAGCTCAGTCAGTGACAAACAGCAGAGGGACCCAATAAAATTTTAAGTCCCACCCCAGCTTGTGAACATCACCATTCAGAGTTGAGGCTGCTCTGAGAACAGTTAAGATTAGAAAGTTACAGTTGAAGAACCTGAGCTTCTAGGTACCAGGATTGTAATGAAAAGAAGGACAGGGAGGCCAGGAGAACTGCTGGATCCCAGTCTATCAAGACCTTCTTTAATAAGACAGGTTAGTGCACTGTAGGGATGTCAGTGTGTTGGGATGTTGCACCCTGATCATTTCGCTGCCCAATTGACACCTAATAAGACCTCCTTGCCATTGTCTCAGTACTGTACCATTGCACTGACCGAACGATTACGTGGTCAAAgtccacatatttttgtgcatttatgtaaataaaattggtttgtATAACACACAGGGAAAAATGGATATGCGTGTCACAGGATTATAGACCTGTCAGCTGCTGATGTGATGTGTTTTAAGATGACAATACTATCAAGAAAATACAGCTCACTTCTCTTggatgtatacatttattagctttatttaataatgtattatgCAGTAGCATATTATCTTCATCAAAAATGAAGACAATGGGTAATttaagtggttttattttacatctgAATGCATACTCTTAAATTTCTGAATGTTTACTTCAGTTGTTAGACACCACACGTATTATACACAAAGACGTATTATATTGCTGGTActtaaaaaaatagttttatttgaCTATTTTTGTAATTTCTTGTCTTTTGTTATTATCTTATTAGTTTGTCTTGAATAAGTGCTTCAGGACTTTAAACAGTGTTTCATAAGATGTTATTAATGGCTTTATTTTGATGTGATATTTATAGAAACATTTAACTTTTGAAATAAGTGTTTATAACAACATTACCATGTTCTGTTACAAAGTGTCAAAGGGATATGATATTAAACTTTAATAAGTAATATGTAGATGTGGGCCTCTATGCCCATATCTTATACCGTATGGTTGAAGGGCAGTGGGGCACACGTCAGTATTTTTTCAGGGGGCCCAGAACTCCCTAGCTATGGCCCTTTGTATTGACACTTGTTTCTTATACATATCTTAGCGATATATCTGAGGTGAACAATGGCTAtcttaacattaacattaacataactTTATCTACATGAGCTTTTAATGGttccaccatctctcagggtacaaggaaggcatgcatcaagactcttcgaGCCCAAGACTCTCAATGACCacaagcacaccagcaaatcgACAACTGAATGGCTAAAGATGAAACaaaatggccaagtcaaagtccagacctcaaccctattgagatgctgtggctgGATCTAAAGATAGCTGTAAAAGAATGTCCTAAAAAATATCAAagaactgaagcaatgttgtaaagaagagtgggccaacaTTTTCTCCTAAATGATGTGAAACTGATAAACTtctacagaaaatgtttacttaAAGTTGTTGCTGCAAGAGGTGGTTCTGCATGTTTTTCCCAACTGCTATCTGAACATTGGTTtactttttgaagaaaaaaaaaagactacataTTCACTTGCTTGCATGTTTTCTTGcttatttattcatgcattcatacaattatttatttgtttgtttgtttattcatttatttatttgttcatttaattgAGAGTGTAAAGGTGTTAAACCAGATCTTTGTTCACAGCAGGGATctgcagaataaaaaaaaacatacaattagATATGAAAATAGACTAGAATCAAAGACAAATAGTTTTTTCACTATTTTATATTTTGGCCTTCATGTTATAAAGTGTTCTTAATATAATTACACAAGCACAGCAATCTCTGTTACATAACTCAATACTGATCCAGTACAATGCATGTGATCTAGACTATTGTTTTAGCTCATTATAGTTAGGTCTATTCTCTTTTCACTGTCTAACCTTCACTTCTGTTCTGAGGTTCTGTAAACCATTCGTGGCTGAGGATTTCCTGGAATGTTGGTCGATAGTGAGGATGTCGCTCCAGACACCAAAATATCAGATCGCGGCAAGCTGTGTGTAATGATGAGAGAAACATTTTGATAGAAATTACTGTACAATTCAAAGACTCTTTTTTTGAATATCAATCGATCTGTTTAATTCATTCTGTAATGCAGGTTTTCTAACTTTACTATAAAGGTCTAAATGTGAtgtgtttgcattttctcaCCTCTAGACAGGCCAGGAGTGAAGCGGATGTTCAGATCAACAATGTCGACCTCGTTCTGAAAGGGTAAGTCTCCACACACCAAGTGAAATAGAAGAACACCCAGACTCCAGATGGTAGCAGGACGTCCGAAATACTCACCCTCACAAACCCATTCAGGTGGGTAGAAAACTCTAGTTCCTgaatgaaaaagagagaaagagcaccgAGAGGAATGTCACAAAAATGGTTTTCCACTGCATTTTAAAATTCTGTAACATACCTATAAAGCACATACCTGTATAAATTACCTGTATAAATTATTATACCTGTATAAATTTTGTAGGGGGTGTTCTTCAGCAAATCTCCACAACCAAAGTCTATCAGCTTCACttgcagtgtgtcagtgttGATGAGAATGTTCTCTCCCTTGATGTCACGATGAAGAACTCCACAGTCACAGCAGTGACGAGCAGCCTGAACCACCTGACGCATGATTTTTTGAGCCAGTGGTTCTGACAGTCGACCTTTGTGACTTTGTGACTTTGTGAATTGACAGAGGTTCATGCAGGGGCTGGGTCGCTCCAGGATCAAGATGTAGCATTCTGACATCTCGAACCATTCAATCAGCTCCAGCACATTCTCACAGTGAAATGGCTTGGATACCATTTCCATTAATGCTACCTCCAGAGGGAGGCTGCGTGTCTCTCCgggctgaaataaaaacagatatgGTTTGCCTGGGTCTGGAGTGAATATGTGTAAACTATGGTAAGCAGAGATGGAAAGGTTTGGCTTGATACTGACTATTTGAtgttaggttaaaaaaaatctgaatctaAAACATGTTTGGGAGGTGAGTAGTTTATGATTATGTTAGCAGATatgactaaatttaaaaaaaaaaaaaaaaattatttgggatatggcttctctgcagtatctCAGAAGTAAATTAAGTTTACTTACAATGGTGATGACTGTGCCATGCCGACTCTTGTCCACATATTTAATGGCAACCTGTTTGCATATACAACACATCATTACATTCTTATATAAAACCTCAATAGGACATATACAGTCCGTAAGATGTAATGCATTGTGTTGATTAGTGCAAATTAACTGTATATGTGCAGTCATATTACCTGTTTACCATCTGCCTTACGGACTCCTGCACAGACAGTCCCAAAGCCTCCTTCTCCCAGCAGCTCTCTCGTAGTGTACAGTGACTCAACCACCTCtgttaaacaaacagacaaTCATTCAATTAAGTTACATTGAAATAAGAACCTCCATTGTTTACTTTTTACTGAGTTATGAATTTGCTCGGCATACATTACTGTACATTCCTTGCTGTGTGAATAAGAAATGTTCAATATAGTTTTTGGGCAAATGGTCGATTCTAACATACCCCATGGTGTAATGTGGTGTTCCAGACATGGAAACTGGACAGCGAACATCTCACTATTCAAAAGGCCCCATTCTGAGTCCTTCGGCTTAAAGACTCTGTGTCTGTGCAGCTGACGAAGATTTAGCAGCCACTCAGGTGCTTCTCCCTTCCCTACATGTAGTCTCTCAGACAGCTACAAGACAGACAAGGACAGTAAATAGTGATAAAGACAATACTTTGCATTTAAAATCTTGAAACTATTCCAAAAATATTGATAATTGTATTTACCGCAATGGTCAGTTCCATTGTGGTCTTTGTGATTTCATAAGGGAACTTGGCAATTGCTGTAGCGATGGTCTTGCAGTACTCAATGGCTTGATCAAAGTGGCCAGACTCAGCTAGCCTGTTGGCATGATAGAACTTGTAGATCTAAGACAGACAGAGTCATTCATTCTTAGTACCATGGTTCATACTTCAGTTTGACTGTtcaatattaaaaagaaaaaaaagtccaacCTGGAAGTTTGGCTGGGCGAACCCTGAGGTCAGGGAGCATACATATTCATAGACCTCAGTTTGCTCAATAGCTTCTCTCAAggctgattggctgactggCAAACTGATACAGTACAAAGAGAAACATGTCACAGTACcaactcagaaaaaaaaatcacacacacacacacacacacaaaataccatTTACAGCCAATGAGATCAAAGCTGTATCCCTGACATATTTCCAGCTCCTCCAGTGCCACCACATAGCATATATGTGCTGCATAGGTCAGTCCTTCTGAGTCTGCAGATGAAAGACCAATATGCATGTAAGGATCTGGGTCAGTGAAACAGTCCAGAGTTAATGATATAGTTACAACATGTGAATTCCAAAatatactgttactgttactgatCCATACCAAGCTTTTTCCCCATGTCAACCACAGCACTCAAGTGCTCCTCTTCTGAGTCAGCAGAGCACAAAAGTTGCGCGAGAGCGAGACACCAGCCATCCTGGTGCTTACCACCCCTTAACTGTAGCAGGAATTGTaacattagtaaaaaaaattatgaaaaagcAACAAtgcacaaacaacacaaaaaaatacacaatacaattACAATACAATTTACAGACAGATGGTGATGAAGTTTTGATACCTTTTCCCTCAGAAGTCCATAGCCTTTAAAGAGGATTACAGCGACTTCAGCCAGCAGTACGTTCTATAAAAGAAACATATTTAACTTACACATCTACTCTAggtatttttcttcattcatgaCATAcagttcagaaatatttttgctTTCATGCAGATAAAATCTCTTGATACTTTAATCGTTAATAATTTTGCTTAAACAATCACCACATAAAGAACTACAACACATACTCCATTTTTACTGCAGAGCAGCTCCATAATACTCCAGAAGAAATATGCCTCCTTTTGTTCAGGTTTATCCACATGTTGGAGACACTCCTGGGACTTCCGCTGGATAAAATGAATTAGGTCCTCCATCTGCATCTTACTGCTGCAAGAGATGGATATGGATTACTGCACATACACTTTGACCACCTGATGATAAGTTTCAACGCTTTCTGCATATTTAATGTCCAGTTTGTGTGTGGTACATAAGAGAAAGAAGGACTCACCTCAGCAGAGGGCCAGGAAAAGAGATGTTCTCCTTATCAGGCACGTAGTTGTCATAACTTTGGAAGATGCCGCTATCCTCCTCTGGAGACAAAAGCTCAATTAGTAAGACTACAGAGTAAGAACCTGACTCATATaagttatatgtgtgtgtgtgtgtgtgtgtgtgtgtgtgtgtgtgtgtgtgtgtgtgtgtgtgtgtgtgtgtgtgtgtgtgtgtgtgtgtgtgtgtgtgtgtgtgtgtgtgtgtgtgtgtgtgtgtgtgtgtggtgtcctgCCTGGCCTGCAAGGATGAACGGGAGGTTCTCCTTCAGGATGGGGCATATGATCAACAGGGCTGTTCAGCATTTTCCTGCTCACTATCCTCCTCTTGTTTTGGTGAAAACtatggaacaagagaaatttaTATAGGCCTATGgttattaatgtatttgtttttatatggtTAAAGTTATGTTTCAATTATTCTGTCCGTCTCTTGACAAATTTGTATGATTGGCGTACGATATTCGCTTGTTATCTGCATAAATGGGAGAATTTCTCAGATTTAATCCCCACTCTCCTGTGCACAGGATGTTCACCTGTCTCCATGATAAATTAATATTAGGAGGAATGAAAAACGGAAaactggaggttttttttgtttttgtttttgtttttttttttgctttgtacatTTTACTCACTAATAAATAGTCAAAGGGATAATCTATAATGTAGGACtaatgtaactttatttgttAGTCATTTTCCTGACGGTTTTAGGCTTTAGGAAATAGATCAATATACAGTAGTCAGCAGTCATGCACCATATTTCCAGATACTATAATATCTCCTCTATGCTCAACTCGCATATAGTCTACATACCATTGAGGACGTATAGCTTCAGGTTTTCTGCTTATTAGAGATCACTTGGTCGATTTCTCTGTGTAAATCTCGGCCATTTAACTCCGAAGTGTGgagaagaaacagagagagcctAAAAGACTCGGCGCGATGACGTAATAATTACGAACAGTTTTATAGTTCTATTGTTGTCATAGTTTCtaaacacacagttacacacctTTCTGCATCGAATAAACTAACATGGACGCTGTTCATATATGAAGTTCAGTTTTTCTCAAATTTTTCCAGTAAATCTCCCAGTGTACTGTGCATAACCCGTGCAGTATTCATGTATAGAGATGTTTATTCATGATGCGCAGACCTTTTTACAGAAACTAATCTCAAGCTGAAGGTTGcacacatttacaaatcaaatCGTCAATCCGAATGAGACCTGACCTTGATGaacaacatttaatgtaaacaaataaataaatgcaaatacaaaaaaaaataataataaaaaataaaaaacaataagtgTGAGCTCAAACTCTCAACCAGAAAGTTGCACATTGAATTTAACTGAATTCAAACATATTTTTGcaacactttttaaaactgtttttccAAATAAAGTGACGGTAGC contains:
- the LOC128614256 gene encoding uncharacterized protein LOC128614256; the encoded protein is MLNSPVDHMPHPEGEPPVHPCRPEEDSGIFQSYDNYVPDKENISFPGPLLSSKMQMEDLIHFIQRKSQECLQHVDKPEQKEAYFFWSIMELLCSKNGNVLLAEVAVILFKGYGLLREKLRGGKHQDGWCLALAQLLCSADSEEEHLSAVVDMGKKLDSEGLTYAAHICYVVALEELEICQGYSFDLIGCKCLPVSQSALREAIEQTEVYEYVCSLTSGFAQPNFQIYKFYHANRLAESGHFDQAIEYCKTIATAIAKFPYEITKTTMELTIALSERLHVGKGEAPEWLLNLRQLHRHRVFKPKDSEWGLLNSEMFAVQFPCLEHHITPWEVVESLYTTRELLGEGGFGTVCAGVRKADGKQVAIKYVDKSRHGTVITIPGETRSLPLEVALMEMVSKPFHCENVLELIEWFEMSECYILILERPSPCMNLCQFTKSQSHKGRLSEPLAQKIMRQVVQAARHCCDCGVLHRDIKGENILINTDTLQVKLIDFGCGDLLKNTPYKIYTGTRVFYPPEWVCEGEYFGRPATIWSLGVLLFHLVCGDLPFQNEVDIVDLNIRFTPGLSRACRDLIFWCLERHPHYRPTFQEILSHEWFTEPQNRSEDPCCEQRSGLTPLHSQLNEQINK